A window from Shewanella livingstonensis encodes these proteins:
- the surE gene encoding 5'/3'-nucleotidase SurE, translating to MINILVSNDDGVSAPGIIALSHALSEFAQVLTVAPDRNCSGASNSLTLTNPLRINNLDNGYVSVNGTPTDCVHLAIRQLCQIEPDIVVSGINAGANMGDDTLYSGTVAAAMEGRFLGLPAMAISLVGKSLVHYDTAAIYAAKIVKGLLEHPISRDQILNVNVPDLPAAQIKGIKVTRLGARHKAEGMIKTQDPAGKDIYWLGPVGSEQDAGEGTDFGAVAAGYVSITPLTVDLTAYNQLDGLADWIIKI from the coding sequence ATGATTAATATTTTAGTCAGTAACGATGATGGCGTGAGTGCGCCAGGTATTATTGCGTTAAGTCACGCACTGAGTGAGTTTGCCCAAGTATTAACCGTTGCTCCTGATCGTAATTGTTCAGGGGCGAGTAACTCATTAACCTTGACTAATCCATTAAGAATTAATAACTTAGATAACGGCTATGTTTCTGTTAATGGCACCCCTACTGACTGTGTCCATCTTGCTATTAGACAATTATGCCAAATAGAACCCGATATTGTGGTATCGGGTATTAACGCTGGCGCTAACATGGGCGATGACACCCTATATTCAGGTACTGTTGCAGCAGCAATGGAAGGACGATTTTTAGGGTTACCGGCGATGGCTATATCACTGGTGGGCAAATCATTAGTCCATTATGATACTGCCGCTATTTATGCTGCAAAAATTGTAAAAGGCTTATTGGAGCATCCTATCAGCCGAGATCAAATTTTAAATGTTAATGTTCCTGATTTACCTGCAGCACAAATTAAAGGGATTAAAGTTACTCGTTTGGGGGCAAGACATAAAGCTGAAGGAATGATAAAGACTCAAGATCCGGCGGGTAAAGATATATACTGGCTTGGGCCCGTTGGCAGTGAACAAGATGCAGGTGAAGGCACCGACTTTGGTGCAGTAGCAGCAGGATATGTATCGATAACACCGCTAACGGTTGACTTAACGGCGTACAATCAACTTGATGGATTAGCCGATTGGATAATAAAAATATGA
- the ispD gene encoding 2-C-methyl-D-erythritol 4-phosphate cytidylyltransferase, which yields MRNNPRSIIAIVPAAGIGSRMGADKPKQYLMLGHQSILAHTLDTLLAHPEITLVVVALHPQDNYFHQLPQSQHPRLTQVAGGGERADSVLAALDYAHTLNPDAWALVHDAARPCVTHDDITQLINAVDIHPQGAILAAPVRDTMKRSDANSHIVHTVDRALLWHALTPQFFPVSVLRQHLSAALAAKVSITDEASAMEWAGVMPGLVCGRIDNIKVTHPDDLQLAALFISQQ from the coding sequence ATGCGAAATAATCCTCGTTCTATTATTGCTATTGTTCCTGCTGCTGGTATCGGCAGCCGCATGGGGGCTGATAAACCTAAGCAATATTTAATGCTTGGGCATCAAAGCATTCTGGCTCATACATTAGATACATTATTGGCTCATCCTGAAATAACGTTAGTTGTTGTTGCACTGCATCCACAAGATAATTACTTCCATCAGTTACCCCAATCACAGCATCCAAGGTTAACCCAAGTTGCCGGTGGTGGAGAGCGTGCTGATTCTGTTTTAGCGGCATTAGATTATGCCCATACCCTCAATCCTGATGCGTGGGCTTTAGTTCATGATGCCGCTAGACCTTGTGTAACCCACGATGATATTACTCAATTAATTAACGCTGTAGACATTCATCCCCAAGGTGCCATTCTTGCCGCGCCAGTTCGTGACACCATGAAGCGCAGTGATGCCAATAGTCATATTGTTCATACTGTTGATCGCGCCCTGTTATGGCATGCATTAACCCCACAGTTTTTCCCTGTTTCAGTGTTACGCCAGCACTTATCGGCCGCATTAGCGGCCAAAGTGTCTATTACTGATGAAGCCAGTGCCATGGAGTGGGCTGGTGTTATGCCGGGTTTGGTCTGTGGACGTATCGATAATATCAAAGTGACTCATCCTGATGATTTACAGTTAGCCGCTTTGTTTATATCACAACAATAA
- the truD gene encoding tRNA pseudouridine(13) synthase TruD — protein MKELYYLFGKPISQADLRTHNSDFIVKEILPFTPTGEGEHHMLHVRKNGMNTVYVAEILAKFAKVHPKEVTYAGQKDKNAITEQWFGIRIPGKETPEWAQLNDDKLTILSSSRHSKKLRIGALLGNRFVLTLRNITDTADVEMRLQQIAKLGVPNYFGEQRFGHDGKNLLLGRQMLSGGRNIKDRHKRSMYLSAVRSNVFNQVVSFRLANHHTDTLVGDCVMLAGSKSYFTVEAWDDVLNRRLVEKDIQLAAPLWGRGTPLAQGDALAVEMMPLTELSTDLQGLEEAGLLQERRPLLLEPQGMKWQFDADTVTLEFILPAGSYATSVLRELADYQDIQESQRKVMVAEQQAQKNEEC, from the coding sequence ATGAAAGAATTGTATTACCTATTTGGTAAACCAATAAGCCAAGCTGATTTACGTACTCATAACAGTGATTTTATCGTTAAAGAAATTCTGCCTTTTACCCCTACCGGTGAAGGTGAACATCATATGCTTCATGTGCGCAAAAATGGTATGAATACGGTTTATGTTGCTGAAATACTAGCTAAATTTGCTAAGGTTCATCCTAAAGAAGTGACTTATGCTGGCCAAAAAGATAAAAATGCCATTACTGAGCAATGGTTCGGGATACGCATCCCCGGTAAAGAAACACCAGAGTGGGCACAGCTTAATGACGACAAACTCACTATTTTATCGAGTAGCCGGCATAGTAAAAAATTACGTATAGGCGCCTTACTTGGCAATCGCTTTGTGCTGACATTGCGTAATATTACCGATACTGCCGATGTTGAAATGCGTTTACAACAGATAGCCAAACTGGGTGTGCCTAATTACTTTGGCGAACAACGTTTTGGCCATGATGGCAAAAATCTCCTTTTGGGTCGACAAATGCTCAGTGGTGGTCGAAATATAAAAGATCGTCATAAACGCAGCATGTATCTATCGGCGGTTCGCTCCAATGTATTTAACCAAGTGGTGTCATTTCGATTGGCCAACCATCATACCGATACATTAGTAGGTGATTGCGTCATGTTAGCGGGCAGTAAAAGCTATTTTACGGTTGAAGCATGGGATGATGTGCTCAATAGGCGTTTAGTCGAAAAAGACATCCAACTTGCCGCTCCCCTGTGGGGAAGAGGAACGCCTTTAGCTCAAGGTGATGCATTAGCCGTGGAGATGATGCCATTAACTGAGTTATCTACCGACTTGCAAGGACTTGAAGAGGCTGGGTTATTACAAGAAAGACGCCCATTATTACTTGAACCACAAGGAATGAAATGGCAGTTTGACGCAGATACGGTAACACTTGAATTTATTTTGCCCGCCGGCAGTTATGCTACTTCAGTGCTCCGCGAGCTTGCTGACTATCAAGATATCCAAGAATCGCAACGAAAAGTCATGGTTGCTGAGCAACAAGCACAAAAAAATGAAGAGTGTTAA
- the ispF gene encoding 2-C-methyl-D-erythritol 2,4-cyclodiphosphate synthase: MNIRIGHGFDVHKFGGDSPLILGGVTVPYESGLIAHSDGDVVLHAISDAILGAMALGDIGKHFPDTDINFAGADSRVLLRHCYKLALQKQFVLGNLDVTIIAQAPKMAPHIEAIRQCLSADLQTDIDNINVKATTTEKLGFTGRKEGIAVEAVVLMKSQ; this comes from the coding sequence ATGAATATTCGTATCGGTCATGGTTTTGATGTACATAAATTTGGCGGCGATAGCCCACTTATTTTAGGTGGCGTGACAGTTCCTTATGAAAGCGGGCTGATTGCACACTCTGACGGTGACGTGGTACTGCATGCCATTAGTGATGCCATATTAGGTGCAATGGCGTTAGGTGATATAGGTAAACACTTTCCTGATACCGATATTAATTTTGCCGGTGCCGATAGTCGAGTGCTATTAAGGCACTGTTATAAACTTGCACTGCAAAAGCAGTTTGTTTTAGGTAACTTAGATGTGACCATCATTGCACAAGCACCTAAGATGGCACCACATATTGAAGCCATACGTCAGTGCTTAAGCGCTGATTTACAAACTGATATCGATAACATTAATGTTAAAGCGACAACGACCGAAAAACTCGGTTTTACTGGACGTAAAGAAGGCATTGCTGTTGAAGCTGTTGTATTGATGAAGAGTCAATAA